A genome region from Penaeus monodon isolate SGIC_2016 chromosome 14, NSTDA_Pmon_1, whole genome shotgun sequence includes the following:
- the LOC119581238 gene encoding methyltransferase-like protein 24 — MMQQNINIITSHPLPGRPRLTFLNALQMAPPLLFRRLRFTVLSILCFMLVLYVRPRPLPRTPTSPLTKVVIERYVEAWTPLVDEPVNAVSTFVHNTSLAGHELKEQLVLLDQLFLLMTNITKPCRKLVRQGGKLCRGKLDGDKKLCLDPFVRPTSNSCLVYSFGIGYDFSFDAAMGKYGCRVFSFDDDDAHELLDRNPFPRVKFLRLRLAAGRGVKVERSYNPATKSEYIYLYRPLDNIMYLLGHPKANVDVLKIDVDGPEWEIFEDSIFKTDILERTRQLSIEIHLSAFLDPQLDTGLPLTQTLRKYTRVFRGLEDRGFRLTHYEPNIFYSKFVKFASKTFNAYYELLFVNTQLKKMKKSEHVEISDDIFKEIEFD; from the exons ATGATgcagcaaaatataaatataatcacttCGCATCCTTTGCCTGGGCGTCCGAGGCTCACTTTCCTGAACGCTCTGCAGATGGCGCCCCCCTTGCTCTTTAGGCGTTTAAGGTTCACGGTTCTGAGTATCTTGTGTTTTATGCTGGTCTTGTACGTCAGACCACGCCCACTGCCACGTACGCCCACGTCCCCACTTACCAAAG TTGTTATAGAGAGGTATGTAGAAGCATGGACCCCCTTAGTGGACGAGCCCGTGAACGCCGTTTCCACATTCGTCCACAACACCTCTCTAGCTGGACACGAGCTCAAGGAACAGCTGGTCCTCCTCGACCAACTCTTCCTCCTCATGACCAACATCACCAAGCCATGCAGGAAACTCGTTCGACAAGGCGGGAAGTTGTGCCGAGGAAAACTGGATGGTGATAA GAAACTGTGTTTGGATCCGTTCGTTCGCCCAACATCTAACAGCTGTTTGGTGTATTCGTTTGGCATTGGCTATGACTTTAGCTTCGATGCTGCCATGGGCAAATATGGCTGCCGAGTGTTTTCCTTTGACGATGACGACGCGCATGAGCTGTTAGACAGGAATCCTTTCCCTAG AGTGAAATTCCTTCGACTCCGCCTCGCAGCTGGCAGGGGCGTGAAGGTCGAGCGAAGCTATAACCCAGCAACGAAGAGCGAATACATCTACTTGTACCGGCCGCTCGATAACATCATGTACCTTCTCGGTCACCCTAAAGCCAACGTCGATGTTCTGAAGATCGACGTCGATGGCCCTGAGTGGGAGATCTTCGAGGATTCGATATTCAAG ACCGATATTCTAGAACGCACGAGACAACTTTCCATCGAGATTCACCTGAGCGCGTTCCTGGATCCGCAATTAGACACCGGTCTTCCTCTCACCCAGACACTTCGGAAATACACGAG GGTGTTCAGAGGTCTAGAAGATCGAGGATTCCGCCTGACGCACTACGAACCTAATATTTTTTATTCGAAGTTTGTTAAGTTCGCTAGCAAGACTTTTAACGCCTATTATGAATTGCTTTTTGTAAATACACaactaaagaaaatgaaaaagagtgaaCATGTGGAAATAAGTGACGACATCTTCAAGGAAATAGAATTTGATTAG
- the LOC119580858 gene encoding uncharacterized protein LOC119580858: MPVEPLENDSFLLVSDVFELVIEEEEDGWCHVVPNTSDAHETSPSEALPLASASSSTPPPPPPGTHLPPSPRKHEDLFFLDGHYEDAVPNDNEGEEAGAADIRVVEDVDIQEVEVEEEPEATSEAEEDYDEFWEADELVDAYCLNYGHDDVVDKSAEDFGAKRKISLKGSRQRKKEAAKRPAGKDLYMNQDHLNWREFKKHVNKKTFQKKHLDWTTYKRNLNKSALRPALCDKQKNMLIYL, from the exons ATGCCGGTGGAGCCCCTGGAGAATGACAGCTTTCTGCTCGTTTCag ACGTCTTCGAGTTAGTgatcgaggaagaggaagacggctGGTGCCACGTCGTCCCCAACACTAGCGACGCCCACGAAACCTCTCCGTCAGAAGCCCTCCCTCTTGCCTCCGCTTCTTCGTcgacgccgcctccgcctccgcctggGACCCACTTGCCCCCCTCACCCCGGAAGCATGAGGACCTCTTCTTCCTCGACGGCCACTATGAGGATGCTGTACCGAACgataatgagggagaggaagccgGTGCTGCAGACATACGCGTTGTAGAGGACGTCGACATTCAGGAAGTCGAGGTCGAGGAGGAACCAGAAGCAACCAGTGAGGCCGAGGAGGATTATGATGAGTTTTGGGAAGCTGACGAGCTGGTGGACGCTTACTGCTTGAACTACGGCCATGACGACGTGGTAGATAAATCTGCTGAG GACTTCGGCGCCAAGAGGAAGATCAGCCTCAAAGGATCCCGCCAAAGGAAGAAGGAAGCTGCCAAACGCCCGGCGGGAAAGGACCTCTACATGAACCAGGATCACTTGAACTGGCGGGAATTTAAGAAACACGTGAATAAGAAGACTTTCCAGAAGAAGCACCTCGACTGGACTACTTACAAGCGGAATCTCAACAAGTCGGCGCTCAGACCTGCTCTCTGTGACAAGCAAAAGAACATGCTTATCTACTTGTGA
- the LOC119581239 gene encoding methyltransferase-like protein 24 isoform X2, with amino-acid sequence MAPASLLRRIRFTLLSILCFVFVLYAIPRPLLGKPTSALTRDARARYPEAQTRVVDEPVNVVPEFVHNTSLAGHELKEQLVLLDQLFLLMTNITKPCRKLVRQGGKLCRGKLDGDKKLCLDPFVRPTSNSCLVYSFGIGYDFSFDAAMGKYGCQVFSFDDDSAHALLDRNPFPRVKFLRFRLAAGRGVKVERSYNPATKSEYIYLYRPLDNIMYLLGHSTANVDVLKIDVDGPEWEIFEDSIFKTDVLERTKQLSMEIHLGVFLDPHLDTGLPLSQTLQKYTRVLRGLEDRGFHLTHHEPNLFHPKYVQFANRTFNACYEVLFVNTHLKKMDTNDHAELQDKFYNEIEFSL; translated from the exons ATGGCGCCCGCTTCGCTCTTGAGGCGTATAAGGTTCACGCTTTTGAGTATCTTGTGTTTCGTGTTTGTCCTGTACGCCATACCACGCCCGCTGTTAGGTAAGCCCACGTCCGCGCTTACCAGAG ATGCCAGAGCGAGGTACCCTGAAGCACAGACACGAGTAGTGGACGAGCCCGTGAACGTCGTCCCTGAATTCGTCCACAACACCTCTCTGGCGGGACACGAGCTCAAAGAACAGCTGGTCCTCCTCGACCAACTCTTCCTCCTCATGACCAACATCACCAAGCCATGCAGGAAACTCGTTCGACAAGGCGGGAAGTTGTGCCGAGGAAAACTGGATGGTGATAA GAAACTGTGTTTGGATCCGTTCGTTCGCCCAACATCTAACAGCTGTCTGGTGTATTCGTTTGGCATTGGCTATGACTTTAGCTTCGATGCTGCCATGGGCAAATATGGCTGCCAAGTGTTTTCCTTTGACGATGACAGCGCGCATGCGCTGTTAGACAGGAATCCTTTCCCTAG AGTGAAATTCCTTCGATTCCGCCTCGCAGCTGGCAGGGGCGTGAAGGTCGAGCGAAGCTATAACCCAGCAACGAAGAGCGAATACATCTACTTGTACCGGCCGCTCGATAACATCATGTACCTTCTCGGTCACTCTACAGCCAACGTCGATGTTCTGAAGATCGACGTCGATGGCCCTGAGTGGGAGATCTTCGAGGATTCGATATTCAAG aCCGATGTTCTAGAACGCACGAAACAACTATCCATGGAGATCCACCTCGGAGTGTTCCTGGATCCGCATTTAGACACCGGTCTCCCTCTCAGCCAAACACTTCAGAAATATACGAG GGTGTTAAGAGGTTTAGAAGATCGAGGATTTCACCTGACACACCACGAACCTAATCTTTTTCATCCGAAATATGTTCAGTTCGCCAACAGGACATTTAACGCCTGTTATGAAGTGCTGTTTGTAAATACACACCTGAAGAAGATGGATACGAATGACCATGCGGAATTACAGgataaattttataatgaaatagAATTTTCATTGTAG
- the LOC119581239 gene encoding methyltransferase-like protein 24 isoform X1: MAPASLLRRIRFTLLSILCFVFVLYAIPRPLLDARARYPEAQTRVVDEPVNVVPEFVHNTSLAGHELKEQLVLLDQLFLLMTNITKPCRKLVRQGGKLCRGKLDGDKKLCLDPFVRPTSNSCLVYSFGIGYDFSFDAAMGKYGCQVFSFDDDSAHALLDRNPFPRVKFLRFRLAAGRGVKVERSYNPATKSEYIYLYRPLDNIMYLLGHSTANVDVLKIDVDGPEWEIFEDSIFKTDVLERTKQLSMEIHLGVFLDPHLDTGLPLSQTLQKYTRVLRGLEDRGFHLTHHEPNLFHPKYVQFANRTFNACYEVLFVNTHLKKMDTNDHAELQDKFYNEIEFSL, from the exons ATGGCGCCCGCTTCGCTCTTGAGGCGTATAAGGTTCACGCTTTTGAGTATCTTGTGTTTCGTGTTTGTCCTGTACGCCATACCACGCCCGCTGTTAG ATGCCAGAGCGAGGTACCCTGAAGCACAGACACGAGTAGTGGACGAGCCCGTGAACGTCGTCCCTGAATTCGTCCACAACACCTCTCTGGCGGGACACGAGCTCAAAGAACAGCTGGTCCTCCTCGACCAACTCTTCCTCCTCATGACCAACATCACCAAGCCATGCAGGAAACTCGTTCGACAAGGCGGGAAGTTGTGCCGAGGAAAACTGGATGGTGATAA GAAACTGTGTTTGGATCCGTTCGTTCGCCCAACATCTAACAGCTGTCTGGTGTATTCGTTTGGCATTGGCTATGACTTTAGCTTCGATGCTGCCATGGGCAAATATGGCTGCCAAGTGTTTTCCTTTGACGATGACAGCGCGCATGCGCTGTTAGACAGGAATCCTTTCCCTAG AGTGAAATTCCTTCGATTCCGCCTCGCAGCTGGCAGGGGCGTGAAGGTCGAGCGAAGCTATAACCCAGCAACGAAGAGCGAATACATCTACTTGTACCGGCCGCTCGATAACATCATGTACCTTCTCGGTCACTCTACAGCCAACGTCGATGTTCTGAAGATCGACGTCGATGGCCCTGAGTGGGAGATCTTCGAGGATTCGATATTCAAG aCCGATGTTCTAGAACGCACGAAACAACTATCCATGGAGATCCACCTCGGAGTGTTCCTGGATCCGCATTTAGACACCGGTCTCCCTCTCAGCCAAACACTTCAGAAATATACGAG GGTGTTAAGAGGTTTAGAAGATCGAGGATTTCACCTGACACACCACGAACCTAATCTTTTTCATCCGAAATATGTTCAGTTCGCCAACAGGACATTTAACGCCTGTTATGAAGTGCTGTTTGTAAATACACACCTGAAGAAGATGGATACGAATGACCATGCGGAATTACAGgataaattttataatgaaatagAATTTTCATTGTAG